The nucleotide window cagtgctgtgcacgcggtaagcactcaataaatacgattgaatgaatggatgaatgaggtaactgaggcccagagaagtgaagtgacttgcccaaactcacccagctgacaattggcggagctggaattccaacgcatgacctcggactccaaagcccgggctctttccgctgagccacgccgcttctctggatGAATGTGTTTCATTTTCTTATGTGCACAGGTGAAATAATTACTCACAGTAAAAGGTAAGATTTTATAGTCTACAAAACAGAGAATTCTCATGGTGGAGTTAAAATTTGGTGGTATATGACTCTAAATAAATATTCCACTGGGCAAAAAGAATCTCAGAACAGGCATTCGGCTAGGAACAAATCATTTTATTTTACAACACGTACAGATTAATAAAGGAATTATTGAAAAACGTAGTAGCCTTTTTATAATTTACAAAAGGCAAGTACAACATGCCGAGACTATATTTAATAAGCAAAAGCTTATGCAAGAACACTTAGCCATTAACAAATGTGTATGTACATTCGGAAGCTAATAAAATAGACCATCTTCATAGGCAAGCAAATCTTCAATCTGGGCGTTCCAGGTGTTCTGATCGTCTTTCCTCTCCACCGCATTTCCCTTTTAAAGGTCTTATTTTAATTAAAAACGGTGACAACCCTAAATCATTTCCCTCATAatagctcccctccccacccgcctcaCCATATCCTCACCAAAAAGTAAATGCCGAAATGGGAAATACATTTCATTTGTCACTTCCTGAGATAAATGAAATTTCCTGAACCTTGGCACTGATAGCCAGGGCGCTTCTGACGCTGTGAGTGAAGAATGTACTCGGAATAAAGACCGTGCGGTGATTGATTGGCTCCAAACTATTAATTATGAGGAGAATTCTTAAGCTTCCTGAAGGGAGGCtttaagggaagaagggaggctgTATTTAACCCCTCTAGAGAACTTCAGCAGTTTCACTCATTACGATCTTTCCAGAGATAGAGTCATTCCATCACGGAATGCAGTAAGCAAGCAAACAGATGGCAGGGTGTAGCAAAATGCAGATTTGTTCAGGCAGTACAGGCAAAATTGCTCTAGAAATGGAAACCAGGGACTCCCAGAGTACTGCCACTGTCCAGGGCCCAGTAATACAGGCAGGGAAATAGAGGTTCATCCTGAAAACAGAGTCTGACTTTTCAGTGCGATTCAGAAGTAGTTCCTGGATTCAATTTCTTTCACTTATCGAGAACATATAAAGCACctccttttaaaataaaaaagggaaatGAAACGCTGCTATTTTAGCCGGGCTTTGAATGTGGTGCTGTTGGTTTTTTTACTTCGGATGTTCTAACCTCGGTGAAAACCCCAAGAGCTTCAGTAGGAAACCTTGCTAGTCAAAGTGGGGCTTATCTGGTTCCTGATCAAATTGGTAACGGAAAATGATTTAGAACTCAATGAGCCAATTTCACCTTTGGATATCGAGCACAAGTCATATGAgcccgctgtggacagggattgcctctctttgttgctgaattgtgcttcccaggcgcttagtacagtgctctgcccacagtaagcgctcaataaatacgattgaatgaatgaattcctgaaaCACCTAAGAGAAGACTTCACTTTCAGAGAGGGAAATTGACTCCCAGGGAAATCAGATAATTAACTTAGGGACAGGGAATAGGTCTCTAGAAAGAGACGTCAGTATTCTCCCTGCAACCTTTGGCTCTCAATAGAAGACTGCAATTATTCCCATGCTGAGTAGTGGCTTTTCATCTACACGCTCTTGGTTCTAAAAGATGGAATTTGAGAGATTTTTTGTTCTATACACAGATTTTTTAGGATGTCACGTGTTTTATTTTACCACACAAGAGTTTTTGGTTCTTGTACTGGTACGGGGATAAGAGAAGTCAGTATTCTCCCTGCGACCTTTGGCTCTCAATAGAAGACTGTAATTATTCCTCCCAGGGAAATCAGATAATCAACTTAGGGACAGGGAATAGGTCTCTGGTAGAAAGAGACGTCAGTATTCTCCCTGCAACCTTTGGCTCTCAATAGAAGACTGTAATTATTCCCATGCTGAGTAGTGGCTTTTTATCTACATGCTCTTGGTTCTAAACGATGGAATTTGGAAttagagagattttttttccatataCAGATTTTTAGGACGTCACGTGTTTTATTTTACCACACAAGAGTTTTTGGTTCTTGTACGGGTACACggataagagaaagagaaagagagaagagagaaacatATGTTCGGCCAGTTTTACGATTCTGACCTAATCTTTTTTAAAAGCAGAAGTAAGCATTTCATTTAATTGGCATGCGTGTGAAAATCCAATTTACATCGGAGGATTCGCTAAATTCATTTCCCTCAGGAGAAAGTAGGTAAATTTGAGAAAAACACAGTATGCCAGATATATTGAAATCTATATTATAAAATGATTTATGCAGGGttgaattcattttaatgccccaCAGTACGCATGGAGAAGCAGtactgcctaatggaaagaacccaagcctccaagtcagaggacctgcgggagtcagaggtcatgggttcaaatcccggctccgccaattgtcagctgtgtgaccctgggcaagtcacaacttctctgtccctcagttacctcatctgtaaaatggggatgaagacctgatcaccttgtaacctccccagtgcttagaacagtgctttgcacatagtgagcacttaataaatgccatcattattgttattattaatgctgtggatgggcaagtcacttaacatctctgtgcttcaaacTCCTCAACTACaacacgttctccctcctactcagaccgcGAGCCCTGTGGGGGGcaagaactgagtccaacctgatgaacttgtattcaccccagtgctcaccAAAATATCATGATAAGAATACGGCTTCACCTAATTTTAAAATTTAGAATTGCTGCCTTTGACTTCTGGACTGGAATTTGACTGGTTATAAATCCTCAGCCCAGCACATAAATAAAACATAAATCCTAGTTATTGCCGGTGGAAATCGAGGTGATCGATAGAGACCGGGGTAGGAATCACGTCTGCCAAGGGCTTGGTAGAGTGGTCCGTaaccagtaaaagctcaatagatAGCAGCGAATAATCACATTAAAGACCTCCAAGTTGTTACAACTTAAGCCTATTACTGAATCGGATTCTGCTAAGTTGGTAAAGTATCTCCTGGGTGTCAAACACCTTAGTTAGGAGGTACATTAATTACTTTCAGGCTCCCACTATACCCTTTCAAACAACCACGGGAAAATCATTAAAGCATTTTCTAACCCGGCTTGatgatttaggagaagcagcatggcccaggggaaagagcccgggctttggagtcagaggccgtgggttcaaatcccggctccactaattgtcagctgtgtgactttgggcaagtcacttcacttctctgggcctcagttacctcatctgtaaaagggggattaagactgtgagccccccgtgggacaacctgatcaccttgtaacttccccagcgcatacaacagtgctttgtaaagagtaagcacttaataaatgccattattattattgtttaggagACAGTGAAACCAAGTCAAAAAATGTTAGGGTGCTAAAAGCATCAAAGGAGAATCAGGTGGATTAGAAGCTCTTTCCCTCTGTGCTCCCAAATACAACTAATAATTGAGTATAGAAAATACTGGCCACCGTGAAACGTTCCCTAAGTGATTTGGAGGTCCAtactcgaataataataatgattatggcatttgttaagcgctttctacgtgccaagcaccgttctaagcgctggggaggtgacaaggtgatcaggttgtcccacggggggctcacggtcttcatcaccattttccagacgaggtaactgaggcccagagaagtgaagtgacttgcccaaagtcacacggctgacaagcggcggagccgcgatttgaacccatgacctctgactccaaagcccgggctcttgccactgagccacgctgagactgTCCCCTGGAACTGTAACTAAACAAATTATTCTCAAGTTGTCTTTAAACGGTACAGATGTCTCAAAACAATTCGCAAGTTGTCTTTAAATGGTACAAATGCCTCAAGTACAGACTGCAATCCCAGAGAGTGATTTATTCATTAGACGAGATAAGTTTTATTACGGAATTACTTATTTGTTTGAGGAAAAGAAGATGAACACCAACGTATAATTCAATAGTCTGGTCTACCAGAAAACAGACAACGATATACAAAGAACAAGAATCAGAGAAAGAGCGATGAATGATGAAAATGACGGAAACGTCCCTCCAGTGTCAGCACGGTAAAAATAATGCCTCCGCAAAGGCTCCAGAAGGGGAGATAGGAATTTTCAGAATTCCagagtctagcggaaagagcatgggactgggaatcgggAGAACTGATTAACAGAGTCTCAACTTTGCCTCTTTGTGGCTGTGGGAACCAGGGCCCGCcacgtaacttccctgggcctcagtttcctcacctgtaaagtggggataaaatacctattcccttcccgcttaaaactgtgagccccatgtgggacacggcccAGGGATgaaccgatcatcttgtaactaccccagggcctggcacatagtaagtgctgaaaagagtacgtgcttaataatcaCTCTCAACATTGCTGCAAAAATACACTTTTCTGTTTTTCCGagcgggaaaaggaggaggtgcaaGGCCCCTGGGAAACTGTGAATCTCTTTCCCCGGTCTTCTCAGGGATTTGGCATTCCCATTGTCTTAATGGGGCTTGGCCAGGATCGGGTCGCCTGATATCTGTAAAACTAAACACAAAGCCTCTCCCAAGCACGACAGAGTAGGAAACCAGAAAAATCTCTAAATAAGATCCATTTAGGGATTCTGCGTTGgcctttgctccctttatttagccctccctcagccccataacacttaaatACATACCCATAagttattaatttctattaatgtctgtctccccctctagactgtaaacttcttgtgggcagataacgtatctaccaactctgttatactgtattctcccgagtgcttagtacagtgctctgcacacagtaagtgcttaataaatatgattaaatacttAATTAAATTATAATTATGTGAACACATAAAACTTGAGGTTTAAAATGATGTTTTTTGGTCTTTACTTAAAGGAAGAAAGAAGTGCATGCTATACAATACCAATCTGCTGCAAGGGATTCTTGTTTATTTATTGTAGTCACACCTTGCCGACTGCAGATTTTACTAATTGTGGATGGTtaatattcatattaacgtcagtctcccctctagactgtaagcttgctgtgagcagggaatgggtctgccaagtCGGTTGGGTTGTATTGTCCCCAGCGCCCAGTACGGTGGTTGGCATGCaataaaagcgctcaataaataccaccgattgattggtgtCTTGTTATTTCGTGGGTTTTTGAGATATAAAGGTGAAACCAATGGCTCACCtgaatctcagtttccccatttctgAATTTAGGTGGGCTCTCAAGTCAGACAGTTAACTAATTGTTGTGGGGCCGTACACGTCATTTAGAGGTAATGCAATCTGTGCAGTCTGCAGGACCGTCAGGAAGCAGCTATTTCACGTTTTCCTTCTAAAATGTGAATTCAGGAACAGTAGTGAAATGTAGCTGATAATTATCACACACTTCTGGAAAAACTCCCTATAAGGAGAATTCCCACAATAAATCCCAAAGGTTCTGGGTCAGCTGAGAGCCTAAATCACCTACCTTTTTCTCTTCGTTTCTGTTCGGTTAATTAATTTCGAGAATGTTACCTATGACAGAAGCTCTGCTCCTGAGTGGCAGGTTCACCTGAAAGTCTGTAATTTATGAGATTCAACTAATACCTATTCTAACTTGCTTTGCCAAAGAGCGTTTCTTAAACCACCGAAGACATACTCAAGGGAAAGCTTGAGCCTTACCTGGAATGTTCAAAAATCCGCAGTCTAACTTGTTCCCACGGAGTTGAGATTTTTAACCACTCCTTAAAAACAACTGAAGAAATGACCTTCAACAGACCATTTCCTATTCGGGGTCAAATTTTACACTAAATCCCAGTGTTATCAAAAAGACCCAATTTCTAAATAGGCATGCTACTTGTTGGTTTTGATGTGAGTTAATTCAAAGAGAGAATTCTACTGAGCCCTCGTCTATTCCTCGTGCTTTAGTGTTTTCATCTTTCTTCATTACGCATCAATAACGAAGGCCATAATCAAGCACGCTGTCAGACCAATGGTTCACTCAGGCCAGAACTGACTCCGAAAGCACCAGAGAACACACAAAGGACAAGTTTCATGATCAccctcttagattgcgagcctcacccacctccccaacccccgagggtaagtgcttaataaatactcttactaccTATATTCATTCTCATGGCCAGGGAAATATCCTCGAGCCCTCATTTTTTCTCCAAAAACCGATACCGGTCCCCTCATCCGAGCCTTCCTTAAACTTACTGAAATTTCCACCTTCAGAATTTCCTAGCATTCCACACGCTCATCATCGTTGTAAAGTTCGCAACCTATCAACTTCACGCATCAGTGGATGTTCCCTGGCCCTACTGCCGAAGCCTTCAGCAGACATCAATTCTGTTTGTCTTCTTTCCATCCATCGTGACTTGGTACAATTCAAACAAGCCTTCCCTCGGCCTTTCCACATTTCAGGTCTGACACTAAACCAAAGAGGACTGCCGTGAAACGTAGCCGGCTTAAGAGATGTGATATCTATACCGACGGCCACTTTCAACCTCAGGATGTTTTTTCCCCTTAAAAAAACGGACATTAAACTGATTTAACAGCCACTAGTCATACAGATCAGTGCCTttaaaatcttttttaaaaattttcttaTAGTCACTTGCACCAGACTGAGTTGTTGATCGGTTACAATAAATGTGAATCGACATCCCGGTTCATTTAACACACTTTCCCTCTGGGCAAAACTTATACGGTTTTGGCAGTATAGAAATTTGTGTAGGGTCTGTGTAGAAATCTGTTTTTTTCTGTAGAACTCcgctttcccccttccctgcctccatttTTGTGCTTTCCGGTTTAATTAAAGATCCCTACTAAACTTTTAGCAACATTACGGTGACCTTTTTTAATTATTTAGGCTACATTCACAGACTTTTAGGTTCCACTGAAAGTACGAAGGTATTGCGTTAAAGAATGCAGAACAGCCTTCACTGAGACGCTTATTCGGTTTTGGCCATTGAGATTGGTTTTGGCAAAACCAAACGCTAGCCAATACCCAGGAATACTAAGGAGGGGTTAGGAAAAGAATGTTCTGGTACATAAAACAAACAAGAATAGTTACAGAATTGTTCCCATTCCTGTTATGAACTCCGTGGTAAAATTACGGATCGGAACCCTTCATTATAAACCAACACCCTAATTTAAGAAAAGTAAATTTCATGTAGACTTTGACTTACCTTCAGTCCTTTCCCTAGCCCTGAGTCAGGCAATTGTTAATTCTTTTCTCTTTTGGCAATCTGTTTGGAAGTTACTCGATAATTCTAAGTTATTAAATGTACTGGATAATTCTAGATGATGGTCTAGCCAAGGACCGTGCCGTTTCCTGCAGAATAATTTACTTTGATATATCTGAAAAGGGGAATTTCAGTGTGATCCATGTAACTTTAACCTATTTGCGGAAACGTAATGTGTCAAATTACCGTAGTTTTAAATTAACTTCAGCTGATGGTCTTTCTTAGAAATATGCTCTCATTTGTTACTTCATGAATTCATCAGTAGAAATCGGCCAAAAATTAGTTAAATATAATCAGAGTTTGTGTTCTTTTAACTTGGAGAGGGAGGAATACACAAGATAGAGTTAAATTAAGGTGCAATTAAATTTAGAGTACAAAGTCACTGAAGCAAAATAACCCACCACAGAAAGACATCCCTGCTTCCTTGgtttcttctctaataataataataataatgatggcatttattaagcacttactatgtgcaaagcactgttgtaagcactggggggatacaaggtaatgaggttgtcccacgtggggctcacagtcgtcatccccattttacagatgagggaactgaggcacagagaagtgaagtgacttgcccaaagtcacgcagctgacaagtgacggagccgggattcaaacccatgacctctgactccaaagcccgtgctctttccactgagccacactgcttctctacctctgtcTAGGAGGAATGCTTGAATCAACTAAAATTCTCCAGGAGAATCTGAACAAATTGGGATGTACCTGGACAAAGGGCTTCAATTACTAGCTGTGCGCTCCCAATCTGAAATAAATAGCCAGGGAGGATCAGAGGTTCTTGTTCGGTGGGCCATACCAAGTCAGAATGCCCAATGCAATTTTCTGCTAAATGACAGCAATCCTTTCTTAAGATTAACCAAAGAGTCCCtccggtgatttttttttttctaaaaaaaatttagaAAAGCTTTTCTAACATTTGGGACTTTAGAGTTTTAAacggtaaaaagaaaaaaaaaatacaactttAGCCCTCAAAAGAAACGTTCGGATTAAGAACCACGGGGACGGAAGACTCTCCGCGCCGGAGGGTAGCGCCTGGGTTTTCCAGGGATGCACCCGCCCACGCCCCCGGAAGCGTTTTGCGGCCAGGGAGCGCGAGCTTCTCAAATCTGCTTCGGTTCCGCACCCTTCTGCCGAGGAAGCCCACTGAGACGTTGGCGAATGCCCTTCCGGGTTAGGGATCTGAATCCCGGCCGTGCCCACCGGGAATCCGTCGGAGGCCCGCGATGATTCCGAAGAGGTCGGTCGGTGTGATTCAGGTGGTAACCCGTTCTGGTCTCCCTTACATCGGGTCAGAGTGAGACCGGTAACTCGGAGGGGAAAGTTTCCATAGCCCGTCAGCGGTTCCCGGAGCCACCCTAGGCCCCGTTCTGATTTTAATCCGTCTTCACGTTCGGCTTATTCACCTCCCCGAGGTTGAAATTGAACTCTTTGAAGACCTGAATGAGTACGATCCCGATAGAAACAGTAGTGAACCCGCAGGCCATGCCCAAGAAATCTACCAGGCCGACATTATTCCACTCCCGGAACAAGATGGCGGAAGCCAGGAGGACTAACGTAGTGAATACCACATAATAGATAGCCCCGAACACGGAAGAATCGAAGCACTCGAGCGCCTTGTTGATGTACCTAAACTGGACGATGATGCTACAACCCAGCACGGCCAGGAGGACCAGACAAAGGCAGAGGGCCCTTTGGCTCGACGGGTTATTGTGCAGGATGTCGTGAGCCGCCAGACCGATCCCTTTGGTGCTGGGTACGGTGAAACTCCCCAGCAAGGAGCAAATACTGATGTACACCATGATATTGGTGGGCCCGTGGGCTGGCGCGATCCAGAAGATCAGCAGGAGAAGCATGAGGAGCACGATGCAGAGATAGCCGACGAACACTGGAGGGAAAAACAAATCGGAATGGAGAGAGAAGATTATACGGGACCACGAAAGGTCCTAAAAATGCTCTAAAGCCTAACTGTCGCTCGCAAACTGACTAAAGTAGAATGTAACATTCTACTTCCGTAGGTGCCAACTGCCCAGGGGTATCACTGGTACGCTTATCACCCGTCTCTACTGATATTATCAACATTACTAACATCCGTTAAGGCCTAACTCGGGACAAAGCACcgatgccaacttgtccttcccaagcgctcaatacagtgctctgcacacagtaagcgctccataaatacgattaagcactggggtgaagtgAAGAAAAACTTGAAGCCCAGGTGCCaagcccaccaggggctcacaatctaggcagGTGAGAAAAGGCACCTGacaaaacttaataataataatggcatttattaagcgcttactatgtgcaaagcactgttctaagatataaATAGAACGAAAATGTTACATTAACCAGTAAAACGATGAAATACGCTGCGAAATAGTTTTTGTGGGGGACTAGTCAGGCTCTGCTTCAAGCAAGATACCCTTCGTTTACAAAATGTCAAGACTGTCTTGTTTTTGAAGCCAGGAAGGGAGGGGTAGGATGGTTACCCCAGATGGTCACCTCTTGGCCCTGAAGCCCAGATGGAAAGGAGGCAGGCTGCCACATCCCACTCAACGTCATCACTgtcacttactgagcgcttactgtgtgcacagcattgcttCGGGGGATTAGGGGGTAGGCTGAGGGAAACGTCTTTAAATCCACCTGATCGCTTAAATCACACGCAGCTACACCTCTAAAAAATACGCCACGCGTTTCCGAGATGTCTAAAAAATAGGTAAAATGTTTTATTACATTGATTTTAGTTAGGATCACTAGCTTGCGATCACAACCATCCTGTTGAAAATTCAGAGTTGGCATTAACAGCGCTTAAGAAAACAGTTCTGGTTACATTAA belongs to Tachyglossus aculeatus isolate mTacAcu1 chromosome 18, mTacAcu1.pri, whole genome shotgun sequence and includes:
- the NIPA1 gene encoding magnesium transporter NIPA1, which encodes SGGPGVPGGPSPAAVSLGLSVAVVSSLVNGSTFVLQKKGIVRAKRRGTTYLKDVVWWFGTIAMALGQIGNFLAYTAVPTVLVTPLGALGVPFGSILASYLLKEKLNILGKLGCLLSCAGSVVLIIHSPKSESVTTQAELEEKLMNPVFVGYLCIVLLMLLLLIFWIAPAHGPTNIMVYISICSLLGSFTVPSTKGIGLAAHDILHNNPSSQRALCLCLVLLAVLGCSIIVQFRYINKALECFDSSVFGAIYYVVFTTLVLLASAILFREWNNVGLVDFLGMACGFTTVSIGIVLIQVFKEFNFNLGEVNKPNVKTD